A single window of Paroedura picta isolate Pp20150507F chromosome 8, Ppicta_v3.0, whole genome shotgun sequence DNA harbors:
- the CCAR1 gene encoding cell division cycle and apoptosis regulator protein 1 isoform X4: protein MAQFGGQKNPPWATQFTATAVSQPAALGVQQPSLLGASPTIYTQQTALAAAGLTTQTPTNYQLTQTAALQQQAAAAAAALQQYSQPQQTLYSVQQQQPQQTLLTQPAVALPTSLSLSSPQPAAQITVSYPAPRSSQQQTQPQKQRVFTGVVTKLHDTFGFVDEDVFFQLSAVKGKTPQAGDRVLVEATYNPNMPFKWNAQRIQTLPNQNQTQTQPLLKTPPPVLQPIAQQTAFSVQAQPQPQSLLQAQISAASITPLLQTQPQPLLQQPQQKAGLLQPPVRIVSQPPPARRLDPPPRFSGRNERGDPMANRKDDRSRERERERRRSRERSPQRKRSRERSPRRERERSPRRPRRVVPRYTVQFSKFSLDCLSCDMMELRRRYQNLYIPSDFFDAQFTWVDAFPMSRPFQLGNYCNFYVMHREVDPLDKNTAVLDPPDADHLYSAKVMLMASPSMEDLYHKSCALAEDPQEVRDGFQHPARLIKFLVGMKGKDEAMAIGGHWSPSLDGPDPEKDPSVLIKTAIRCCRALTGIELSVCTQWYRFAEIRYHRPEETHKGRTVPAHVETVVLFFPDVWHCLPTRSEWETLSRGYKQQLAEKLQGERKEADGEQDEEEKDDGEAKEISTPTHWSKLDPKAMKVNDLRKELESRTLSSKGLKSQLIARLTKQLKVEEQKEEQKELEKSEKEEEEEEERKSEDDKEEEERKRLEEVERQRRERRYVLPDEPAIIVHPNWAAKSGKFDCSIMSLSVLLDYRLEDNKEHSFEVSLFAELFNEMLQRDFGVRIYKSLLSLPEKEDKKDKKNKKDEKKEKKEEREDENDEPKPKRRKSGDEKDKKDERDDRKREDKRKDDSKEEDELDDDNNQDEYDPLEAEDAEDEDDDRDDEEMSRRDDRREGNRHCKERASKDKEKDKTQMITVNRDLLMAFVYFDQCHCGYLLEKDLEEILYTLGLHLSRAQVKKLLNKVVVRESCFYRKLTDTSKDEENPEEVETPQEDMLGNRLLLPSPAIKQESKGPEENIGLIVYNGAMVDVGSLLQKLEKSEKARAEMEQKLQSLEEKTDDDEKTILNLESVNKSLSSELKEVKKDIGQLQENLKASEDTNLQFEGQLNKTIKSLATVMDDIHTILKKDIVKNEDKDQKSKENGASV, encoded by the exons TATTCACAACCTCAGCAGACCCTCTATAGTGTCCAACAGCAG CAACCTCAGCAAACCCTTTTAACCCAG ccagctgtggcCCTGCCAACAAGCCTTAGCCTGTCTAGTCCTCAGCCAGCAGCACAGATAACGGTCTCTTACCCGGCACCGCGGTCAAGTCAGCAGCAGACCCAGCCCCAGAAGCAGCGGGTCTTCACGGGGGTCGTTACTAAGCTGCACGACACATTTGGCTTTGTGGATGAAGATGTCTTCTTTCAGCTCAG tgcTGTTAAAGGGAAGACTCCTCAGGCAGGGGACCGAGTGTTGGTAGAAGCCACATACAACCCCAACATGCCTTTCAAGTGGAACGCACAGAGGATTCAGACGCTGCCCAACCAG AACCAGACTCAGACCCAGCCTTTGCTCAAGACCCCTCCCCCTGTGCTCCAGCCCATCGCCCAGCAGACCGCGTTCAGCGTCCAGGCCCAGCCACAGCCTCAGTCGCTGCTGCAGGCGCAAATATCTGCGGCTTCGATAACCCCGTTGCTTCAGACGCAGCCGCAGCCTTTGTTGCAGCAGCCGCAGCAGAAAG CTGGTTTGCTACAACCCCCTGTTCGAATAGTTTCCCAGCCTCCACCGGCACGAAGACTAGATCCGCCACCCAGATTTTCTGGGCGAAATGAGAGGGGAGATCCCATGGCTAACAGAAAAGATGACAGAAG TCGTGAAAGAGAGCGTGAAAGGCGTAGGTCACGAGAGAGATCACCCCAGAGAAAACGCTCTAGAGAGAGATCACCTCGACGAGAGAGGGAACGATCCCCTCGAAGACCCCGGCGAGTTGTGCCCCGTTACACAGTCCAGTTTTCCAAGTTTTCATTAGACTG CCTTAGTTGTGATATGATGGAACTGAGACGGCGTTATCAGAACTTGTACATTCCCAGTGACTTCTTTGATGCTCAGTTTACATGGGTGGATGCTTTCCCCATGTCGAGGCCATTTCAGCTGGGCAACTACTGCAATTTCTATGTAATGCATAGAGAGGTAGATCCTTTGGATAAAAACACTGCTGTTCTGGACCCCCCGGACGCCGATCATCTTTACAGTGCCAAG GTGATGCTCATGGCGAGTCCTAGCATGGAAGATCTCTATCACAAATCATGTGCCCTTGCCGAAGACCCTCAAGAGGTCCGGGATGGGTTCCAACATCCCGCTAGGCTTATAAAG TTTTTAGTGGGTATGAAAGGTAAAGACGAAGCCATGGCTATAGGAGGACACTGGTCTCCCTCCCTGGATGGACCCGACCCCGAGAAGGACCCGTCCGTGCTGATTAAAACAGCTATCCGTTGTTGCAGAGCCCTCACAGGGATTGAGTTGAGTGTTTGCACGCAGTG GTACCGTTTTGCAGAGATTCGCTACCATCGCCCTGAGGAGACCCACAAGGGGCGTACGGTTCCAGCTCATGTGGAGACAGTGGTTTTATTTTTCCCGGATGTTTGGCATTGCCTTCCCACCCGCTCAGAGTGGGAAACCCTCTCCCGAGGATACAAGCAGCAGCTGGCCGAGAAGCTTCAGGGGGAACgcaaggaggctgatggagaacaG GATGAAGAGGAAAAAGATGATGGGGAAGCAAAAGAAATCTCTACTCCTACCCATTGGTCTAAACTTGATCCAAAGGCAATGAAG GTTAATGACTTACGCAAGGAATTAGAAAGTCGAACCCTTAGCTCCAAGGGGCTGAAATCCCAGCTGATAGCCCGGCTGACAAAGCAGCTGAAAGTGGAGGAGCAGAAAGAAGAGCAGAAAGAACTGGAGAAGtctgaaaaagaggaggaggaggaagaagagaggaaatcTGAAGACGACAAAGAG gaagaagaaaggaaacgtTTAGAGGAAGTGGAACGGCAGCGGCGAGAGAGACGATACGTCTTGCCTGATGAGCCCGCCATCATTGTGCATCCTAACTGGGCAGCGAAAAGTGGGAAGTTCGACTGCAGTATCATGTCCCTAAGCGTTCTTCTGGATTACAGGCTGGAGGATAACAAGGAGCATTCCTTCGAG GTTTCATTGTTTGCAGAACTCTTCAATGAAATGCTCCAGAGGGATTTCGGCGTCCGAATCTACAAATCACTATTGTCTCTTCCGGAGAAGGAAGATAAGAAAGATAAAAAGAACAAGAAGgatgagaagaaagagaaaaaggaagagagagaggatgaAAATGATGAGCCAAAGCCTAAAAGAAGAAAATCTGGAGACGAAAAAGATAAAAAGGATGAAAGAGACGACAGGAAG AGAGAAGACAAGAGGAAAGACGAttccaaagaagaagatgaaCTGGACGACGATAATAACCAGGATGAATATGATCCGCTGGAAGCTGAAGATgctgaagatgaagatgatg ATAGGGATGATGAGGAAATGAGCCGGCGAGACGACCGAAGAGAGGGAAATCGGCACTGCAAAGAGAGAGCTTCCAAGGATAAG gAGAAAGATAAAACTCAGATGATAACAGTTAACAGAGATCTTCTGATGGCTTTCGTTTATTTTGATCAATGCCACTGTGGGTACCTCCTAGAGAaggacctggaggaaattctgtACACGCTTGGGCTGCATCTCTCCCGTGCTCAG GTGAAGAAGCTACTAAATAAGGTGGTTGTCAGGGAATCTTGCTTTTATAGAAAACTAACAGATACGTCTAAAGATGAAGAAAATCCAGAAGAGGTAGAAACTCCACAGGAAGATATGCTGG GAAACCGACTGCTGCTCCCGTCGCCTGCTATAAAACAAGAATCCAAAGGACCCGAAGAAAACATTGGGCTCATAGTCTATAACGGAGCTATGGTGGACGTAGGGAGTCTCTTACAGAAACTGGAGAAGAGTGAAAAAGCCCGGGCTGAGATGGAGCAGAAACTTCAGTCACTGGAAGAGAAGACAG ATGACGACGAAAAGACTATATTGAATTTGGAGAGCGTGAATAAAAGCTTGTCTTCAGAACTTAAAGAAGTCAAAAAGGACATTGGCCAGCTGCAAGAGAACCTGAAGGCCTCGGAAGATACCAATTTGCAGTTTGAAGGCCAACTGAATAAGACAATCAAGAGTCTGGCTACCGTTATGGATGACATACACACCATTCTTAAAAAG GATATTGTGAAGAACGAAGATAAAGACCAGAAATCCAAAGAGAATGGAGCAAGTGTATGA